One genomic segment of Bacillus sp. 2205SS5-2 includes these proteins:
- a CDS encoding DUF1033 family protein, translating to MSEWHIFETRAEYEPWWFFEGWRATISKSDTFIDKDNALSYFLMRTEELFDRNKNRKAKTYSTLAFWKDEEKIFCEACDDDLQMYTGLILMNGTSIYEWKEEEYEETILKKIKVKPS from the coding sequence ATGAGTGAGTGGCATATATTTGAAACTCGGGCAGAGTATGAACCCTGGTGGTTTTTTGAAGGATGGAGAGCGACAATATCAAAAAGTGATACCTTTATTGATAAAGACAATGCCCTCTCATATTTCTTAATGCGGACGGAAGAACTGTTTGATCGGAATAAAAACCGAAAAGCCAAAACCTATAGTACTTTAGCTTTTTGGAAGGATGAGGAAAAAATATTTTGCGAGGCCTGTGATGATGATTTGCAAATGTACACGGGTTTAATATTGATGAATGGTACATCAATCTATGAATGGAAAGAAGAAGAGTATGAAGAAACAATACTAAAAAAAATCAAAGTAAAACCAAGCTGA
- a CDS encoding Ger(x)C family spore germination protein, which translates to MKRHFKLMVVFLVTLPLLTSCVQTQYIETLGLSTAVGYDITGDQLIHGTIVIHQFDPQQSEISKVITADAHTSKGIRQKLNLKTSKSLVSGQLRVSIYGKELAEKGVSYLGDTLSRDAAIGNMLFLAIADTKANDILSFKSEEIQGNMGTYLYNLIKQNIKMEIINDPTLHTFLTNLLDVGVDPMLPILSIDKDEIRISSLGVFVDDHLVGELPIEDLFFFNILMDNYQSGTLELKLNQDNLKKYFLSPLIDPETQVESEEELYVTINNIQTQNKIKIGDQTTPTFDIDLKLKMEIIEMTQDMDLGDPKTIEALTKEINKQIKKKVKKSISDLQNLNSDVVGFGRYYRAKVDSSLTLNEWRKIYQHTQINVEVNGEIARTGVID; encoded by the coding sequence ATGAAAAGACATTTTAAATTAATGGTCGTTTTCCTAGTAACCCTCCCCCTTCTGACAAGTTGTGTTCAAACTCAATACATTGAAACGCTGGGGTTATCTACTGCGGTTGGGTATGATATCACAGGAGACCAGTTGATTCACGGAACCATAGTTATACATCAATTCGACCCTCAGCAAAGTGAAATATCAAAAGTAATCACTGCAGATGCTCACACTAGCAAAGGGATTAGACAGAAATTAAACTTAAAAACAAGTAAGAGTCTAGTATCAGGACAACTCCGCGTATCAATTTACGGAAAAGAATTAGCGGAAAAAGGGGTCAGCTACTTAGGCGATACCCTTTCTAGGGATGCCGCTATTGGTAATATGCTCTTCTTAGCTATTGCGGATACTAAAGCGAATGACATTCTTTCATTCAAAAGTGAAGAAATCCAAGGTAATATGGGTACCTACTTATATAATTTAATAAAACAAAACATAAAAATGGAAATTATTAATGATCCCACTTTGCATACTTTCTTAACAAATCTCTTAGATGTCGGAGTGGATCCGATGTTGCCAATTCTATCGATTGATAAAGATGAAATCCGCATCAGTAGTCTGGGCGTCTTCGTAGATGATCATTTAGTTGGCGAATTACCCATTGAAGATTTGTTCTTTTTCAATATTTTGATGGACAATTATCAATCAGGAACATTAGAATTAAAATTGAATCAGGATAATTTAAAGAAATACTTCCTTTCTCCATTAATCGATCCAGAAACCCAGGTTGAATCAGAAGAAGAGCTCTATGTTACGATAAACAATATTCAAACCCAAAACAAAATCAAAATCGGAGATCAAACTACACCTACCTTTGATATTGATTTAAAATTAAAAATGGAAATAATTGAAATGACCCAAGACATGGATTTAGGCGACCCTAAAACAATAGAAGCTCTAACTAAAGAAATCAATAAGCAAATTAAGAAAAAAGTAAAGAAGTCCATTTCAGATTTACAAAATTTAAACTCAGACGTTGTGGGATTCGGTAGGTATTATCGTGCTAAAGTAGATAGTAGTCTTACATTAAATGAATGGCGAAAAATCTATCAACATACTCAAATAAACGTGGAAGTTAATGGTGAGATTGCTCGAACGGGAGTGATTGATTAA
- a CDS encoding GerAB/ArcD/ProY family transporter, translating into MKINVNPKEGLLINAFLLMFIIHTVQTGVGIVGLPRIIFLESEQDAWISVLLSSFFMIAVVTVIYVTLRQYPSADLYGVQYDIFGKWLGGLFNTLYICYLFLAFFTIGMDYTEMIQAWIFSTLPTWVVMALLLILTIYGVLGGIRVIAGVAFMSFTLSFWITFILYSPFKLIIWTHYFPVWDHSLKEIAMGTFKTSLSILGFEMLYFVFPYIKEKKKALKYSIFAVLYTTILFSIITFTSIGFFSFEGLKVTIWPVLSMFKIVRVPNLERFEFIAISFWMLIILPNLCFYYWAATRGLKRVFNMNQRYSVYFMAIIIWIISFFFSTRLQINKISDFTGDVGIALVLIYPFILFLLVMLKKKILKR; encoded by the coding sequence ATGAAAATTAATGTCAATCCTAAAGAGGGATTACTGATCAACGCTTTTCTTCTTATGTTTATCATTCATACTGTTCAAACTGGTGTAGGGATAGTTGGCTTACCTCGAATAATTTTTTTAGAATCTGAACAAGATGCTTGGATTTCAGTATTGCTCTCTTCCTTCTTCATGATTGCCGTTGTCACTGTGATTTACGTTACATTACGACAATATCCCTCCGCAGACCTGTACGGGGTTCAATATGATATTTTCGGCAAATGGCTAGGAGGTTTATTTAATACTCTTTATATTTGTTATTTATTTTTAGCTTTTTTTACCATCGGGATGGATTATACGGAAATGATTCAAGCTTGGATCTTTTCCACTCTTCCAACTTGGGTAGTAATGGCTTTACTCCTTATTCTAACCATTTACGGGGTACTAGGTGGAATCCGGGTGATTGCTGGGGTAGCTTTCATGTCCTTCACCCTTTCATTTTGGATAACATTTATTCTCTATTCACCATTCAAGCTGATAATTTGGACTCATTACTTTCCGGTATGGGACCACTCTTTAAAAGAAATTGCAATGGGTACTTTTAAAACAAGTTTATCTATTCTTGGATTTGAGATGCTATATTTTGTTTTTCCCTATATCAAAGAAAAAAAGAAAGCACTAAAATACTCTATTTTTGCTGTTTTATATACAACGATCCTATTTTCGATTATTACGTTCACCTCCATTGGTTTTTTTTCATTTGAGGGATTGAAAGTAACGATATGGCCTGTCTTATCAATGTTTAAAATAGTCCGAGTCCCTAATTTAGAACGGTTTGAGTTTATTGCGATCTCTTTTTGGATGCTCATAATCTTGCCTAATCTTTGCTTTTATTATTGGGCAGCAACAAGAGGTCTTAAACGAGTTTTTAATATGAATCAACGGTACAGCGTTTATTTTATGGCCATTATTATTTGGATTATTTCTTTCTTTTTTTCCACAAGGCTTCAAATAAACAAAATATCGGACTTTACAGGAGACGTAGGTATTGCTTTGGTCCTCATATACCCATTCATCCTCTTTCTCCTAGTAATGTTGAAGAAAAAAATATTGAAACGGTGA